A region from the Aquimarina sp. ERC-38 genome encodes:
- a CDS encoding trypsin-like peptidase domain-containing protein: MKKFLSLFLVALLAGGVTLLSYKLFLEPKGEEVATTTSLPETNYIPVTYTNNTNSAAAAESIDFTVAAERTVNAVVHVKQYGTRRTPRNFMEYFSNQGEEQRTIQGAGSGVIITEDGYIVTNYHVIKGTDDLEVTLNNNKSYKAKVIGKAPQADIAVLKIDADEKLKYIPFGDSNTAKIGEWVLAVGNPFNLTSTVTAGIISAKSRDLDETDNNTQSFIQTDAAVNPGNSGGALVNTKGELIGINTAITSQTGSYVGYAFAVPSNNAKKIVNDILEFGDVQRGILGITGDNITPEVKEAFDISVSQGVFIASVEEKSGAKKAGLQRGDVIREIDGLPIRKFSDLTGYVNSKSPSDVIKVKVVRKSKEIVVPVTLSKFEIQSYIIRDIGVEIANIPSKDYLKRFKVDHGVVISKAISPKMQRYDIIGLIISEIDGKKVYNAAQVKQILDQKYPNEDITISLIDKNGEKREFVFQD, from the coding sequence ATGAAAAAGTTTTTAAGCTTGTTTTTGGTAGCTTTACTGGCAGGTGGTGTTACCTTATTATCGTATAAACTATTTTTGGAACCTAAAGGTGAAGAAGTTGCAACAACAACTTCATTACCTGAAACCAATTATATACCGGTTACTTATACAAATAATACTAATTCAGCTGCTGCCGCAGAAAGTATTGATTTTACGGTAGCTGCCGAAAGAACGGTGAATGCAGTAGTACACGTAAAACAATACGGTACCCGAAGAACTCCCCGTAACTTTATGGAATATTTTAGTAATCAGGGAGAAGAGCAGCGAACGATACAAGGTGCTGGATCCGGGGTTATTATTACCGAAGACGGATATATTGTAACCAATTATCACGTAATTAAAGGAACAGATGACCTGGAAGTTACTCTTAATAACAACAAAAGCTATAAAGCTAAAGTAATTGGGAAAGCTCCACAAGCAGATATTGCAGTTTTAAAAATTGATGCCGATGAAAAACTAAAGTATATTCCCTTCGGAGATTCTAATACGGCTAAAATTGGAGAATGGGTATTAGCGGTAGGTAATCCGTTTAATTTAACTTCTACCGTAACCGCTGGGATTATCAGCGCAAAATCCAGAGACCTGGACGAAACGGATAATAATACACAATCTTTTATCCAAACGGATGCTGCGGTAAATCCTGGAAATAGTGGTGGAGCCTTAGTAAATACTAAAGGGGAACTAATTGGTATCAATACAGCAATTACATCACAAACAGGTAGTTATGTAGGATATGCTTTTGCAGTTCCTTCTAACAATGCTAAAAAAATTGTAAATGATATTCTGGAGTTTGGAGATGTACAACGTGGTATTTTAGGAATAACAGGGGACAATATTACCCCGGAAGTCAAAGAAGCTTTTGATATAAGTGTTTCACAAGGTGTTTTTATTGCTTCAGTTGAAGAAAAAAGCGGGGCCAAAAAAGCTGGGTTACAAAGAGGAGATGTTATTCGTGAGATTGATGGGCTACCTATCCGAAAGTTTTCTGACTTGACCGGATATGTTAATAGTAAAAGTCCAAGTGATGTGATAAAGGTAAAAGTAGTACGGAAGTCTAAAGAAATTGTAGTACCGGTAACTTTATCTAAATTTGAAATTCAATCATATATTATTAGAGATATTGGGGTTGAAATAGCAAACATTCCTTCAAAAGATTATCTGAAAAGATTTAAAGTAGATCATGGGGTAGTCATATCTAAAGCAATTAGTCCTAAAATGCAACGCTACGATATCATTGGATTGATTATAAGCGAAATTGACGGTAAAAAAGTTTATAATGCCGCTCAGGTAAAACAAATTCTTGATCAGAAATATCCGAATGAAGATATTACTATAAGCTTGATTGATAAAAATGGTGAGAAAAGAGAATTTGTTTTTCAGGATTAA
- a CDS encoding glyceraldehyde-3-phosphate dehydrogenase: protein MSSNQTYEKELAFQADRRRATVSLIKIVSDLWYDNAVELVLFRNPLIDKNVSEIINLHEYAGEFVEKPISIFDSVEIAQAIKLMKLPPSKIDIGKLTFENHISGDEFGSINRFVQNKLKEARKFVPIVPKDVVLYGFGRIGRLVARELMKITGKGSQLRLRAIITRGAINRDVLEKRASLLRNDSIHGDFAGTVEVDIKNSALLINGTTVKMISADNPESVDYLKHGIIDALLIDNTGVYRNKEELSRHLSAKGVQKVLLTAPAKEVPNIVHGVNQLEYDPDKIDVFSAASCTTNAITPILKVLDEGFEIVNGHLETIHAYTNDQNLVDNMHKKYRRGRAAALNMVITETGAGEAVAKALPSLKGKLTSNAIRVPVPNGSLAILNLTFKKKVSVAGINKRIKKYALEGNLVEQIKYSLNNELVSSDIVGTSAPAIFDSNATLTNKEGTNAVVYVWYDNEYGYSHQVIRLAKYIAKVRRFTYY, encoded by the coding sequence ATGAGCAGTAATCAAACATACGAAAAAGAACTTGCCTTTCAAGCTGACAGAAGACGTGCTACCGTTTCTCTGATAAAAATAGTAAGTGATTTATGGTATGACAATGCGGTTGAACTAGTACTTTTTAGAAATCCGTTGATTGATAAAAATGTCAGCGAAATCATTAACCTACATGAATATGCGGGTGAATTTGTTGAAAAACCTATTTCTATTTTTGATTCGGTTGAAATTGCGCAGGCTATCAAATTAATGAAGTTACCTCCTTCCAAAATTGATATTGGCAAACTTACCTTTGAAAATCACATATCAGGTGATGAATTTGGTTCTATCAACCGCTTCGTTCAGAATAAATTAAAAGAAGCTCGAAAGTTTGTACCCATTGTTCCTAAAGATGTAGTGCTATATGGTTTTGGTAGAATCGGACGCTTGGTTGCCCGTGAATTAATGAAAATTACCGGTAAAGGCAGTCAATTAAGATTACGAGCTATCATTACTCGTGGTGCCATCAACCGGGATGTTCTGGAAAAACGTGCTTCGTTATTAAGAAATGATTCTATTCACGGAGATTTTGCCGGTACCGTTGAGGTAGATATTAAAAATAGCGCCTTACTTATTAATGGTACCACCGTCAAAATGATCAGTGCGGACAACCCGGAATCTGTGGATTACTTAAAACATGGTATCATCGATGCGCTACTGATAGATAATACCGGGGTGTATAGAAATAAAGAGGAATTAAGCAGGCATCTTTCTGCAAAAGGAGTTCAAAAAGTACTTCTTACAGCTCCTGCAAAAGAAGTTCCGAATATCGTACATGGAGTCAATCAATTAGAATACGATCCGGATAAAATTGATGTCTTCTCAGCAGCTTCTTGTACTACAAATGCCATCACTCCTATCCTAAAGGTACTGGACGAAGGATTTGAAATTGTAAATGGTCATTTGGAAACAATACATGCATATACTAATGATCAAAACCTGGTAGACAATATGCACAAAAAATACCGTAGAGGAAGAGCAGCCGCTTTAAACATGGTGATTACCGAAACTGGGGCAGGTGAAGCAGTGGCAAAAGCACTACCTTCTCTTAAAGGCAAATTGACTTCAAATGCGATTCGGGTGCCGGTTCCCAATGGCTCTTTAGCGATTTTAAATCTTACTTTTAAGAAGAAAGTAAGCGTAGCCGGAATTAATAAAAGAATTAAAAAATATGCTTTAGAAGGTAACCTGGTAGAACAAATTAAGTACTCCTTAAATAACGAATTGGTCTCTAGTGATATTGTAGGCACCTCTGCCCCGGCCATTTTTGATAGTAACGCAACTTTGACTAATAAAGAAGGAACAAATGCCGTAGTATACGTTTGGTACGACAATGAATATGGATACAGCCATCAAGTCATTCGGCTGGCAAAATACATCGCTAAGGTTAGAAGGTTTACTTATTATTAA